The Rhinoraja longicauda isolate Sanriku21f chromosome 28, sRhiLon1.1, whole genome shotgun sequence DNA segment TTAATCCCTGTGGGCTTGGTAGAAATAAATTGAGACGAGAAAATGTCGCAATTGCTCTTCATTTGAACTTGAATAATCGAATGAATTAGATGTCTCACCTCAATTATGTCTATAACTTACTGATACTAAACTAGAGCTCAGAGCAGAATGGAAATGGAGCAATGCAATGGGATGACTTTAGACATGGCCTCAAATTCAACATATGCAGAGCACAAAtaaatgtttaggaaagaactgcaggtttaaatcgaaggtagacacaaaatgctggagtaactcagcggaacaggcaccatctctggagggaaggaatgggtgacgtttcgggtcgagacccttcttcagccaaataATTGTTTGACGTTACTAGAGACAAGATTTATATTCTATTGATTGTATATCGAATGTCAAGCCGAAGAAGATAATTGACTTGAAGCGTTGATGGCAGATGGAACTCTGAATCTCCCGGGAGGGGATGGTCTGTCAGCGGGTGTAATGCACCAGACGGGAGGCCTCGGAGACGAGGTGCTCAAAAATGCCTGTCGAATGAGTTTGGCCTTGAAGGAGATGCTCGTGGTCGGATGGACCTGTCTTAACACCTGGTAGATGTAGTCCCTATAACTTTCCTTCCTGCTCGTCTTCATGGTGGCTTTCTTCGAGCTCTTCTTTGAAATGGCGCCTTTGGAACTCGCTGCCAaggcactagtggaaacagcgaCAGGcattaaaaaatactttattcaagtaataaatatacaaaacatcatttttaacaaccccatccgacatttccggaggttacacattcaatacagtatggcgagtctggaggcttgttctttgttgaagaagtttattgcgacagcaacattcgattacaaagtttaacgaacgagattacaaccattaattctaactgttcacttcgaagaagtctcctaactgactggttttgggcgccaaaaccacacgtgatgacgctgtccaatcagcgggctcaactccctggaccaatcactacggtcgcactcacacgtgaccttgctggccaatctgagggttcgactcccaggaccaatctctatggtcgccacaacaggcattcacttccaaatttacagatatttacagtatcccttatttggaggggtgcctccaccacaccctgtcccccatgtccagcagcggaaggaccctagactgtggtcctcccccacagggccttggcgttggctgcaccaagcttcactgcgtccctcagcacgtactcctgcagtctgcaatgggccagtcggcaacattccttgatggacagctcgctctgctgggaggtcaagaaGGATTGTTCACGCCTGCCCAATTCAAAATAAAATCCCGATGAAGTATCAGGTCAGTGCCACCCCGGCGCCTCTCTGATATAGGGCAGCGGTATGCAAATGAGGGATGGGAAATCACTAATTCCAATTGATTAATCCTTGTTCATCTGCACCAATCACAGCAGGCGCCGGGTTTCCTTTTGCAACTGCAAGGGAACGGGGAGAACCTTAACATGGCAGAGAAGAATCCTATCATTTAATATCCAGATTACATATTAAAACTTCATCTACTGTGACAACCATGTTCAAATTCATTGATTTCAATTGGAAAAAATACCTAAAATAAATCTTTGGTGAGCCTCGAGATATTGAAATTCAACTCTCCTTGAAAGGAAAAGGAATGTCTGTGAGGAAAATACATATCAAAAGTAAGATTTCTACAACAACCTCAAAATGCATTAAAACAAATCCCAAGGTAGAAATGTTTTGCCTGGTGTCATTGGTTATatatttggtttaggtttaggtttggttttattattattatattcaatgaaaagctttgctgtGCATGGCATCAGTCAAGTCAGATAAAACTATAGATAACtaaaatcaagccaaactcgagtacaatatgTAGGACAAAGGGAAAGGGAAAATGGATCAGGCGCTGCTCCAAGAAGCCGAACGCAGAGATTGGACGTAGTCTGTCGCGGCATGGAGCTTGCTTGGAGTAATGGTGGAGGACATCAACATCACCTGAGGGGGCAATTCAAATTCATACAGACTGAGGGCACTGGAAAAGGGTTACTGGTTGCCTCTCTATTAAAATAAGCTTAACCCAATGTAAGTATCCGAAACGTGGGTTGAAGTCTTGGTCCTTGCTCATAAGTCACTTAAtgttagcatgcaggtatagcaggcagtgaagaaagctaatggcacgttggcctttatgacaagaggagttgagtataggagcaaagaggtccttctgcagttgtacagggacctagtgagaccacacctggagtactgtgtgcagttttggtctccaaatttgaggaaggacattattgctattgaggaagtgcagcgtacgttcactaggttaattccaggaatgtcgggactgtcgtatgttgaaagactggagcgactaggcttgtatacactggaatgtatgagatgagaggggattttattgaaacatataatattattaatggattggacacgttagaggcaggaaacatgttcccaatgttgggggagtccagaaccaagggccacactttaagaattaggggtaggccatttagaacggagatgaggaaaaactttttcagtcagagagttgtaaatctgtggaattctctgcctcagaaggcagtgaagaccaattctctggatgttttcaagagagagttagatagagctcttaaagatatagatatagaaaacaggtgcaggaggaggccattcggcccttcaagccagcaccgccattcattgtgatcttggctgaacgTTCACAataaataacccgtgcctgccttttccccatatcccttgattccactagcctctagagctctatctaactctctcttaaatccatcaagtgatttggcttccactgccctctgtggcagagaattccacaaattcacaactctgggtgaaaaagtttcttctcacctcagttttaaatggcctcccctttattctaagactgtggcccctggttctggactcgcccaacattgggaacattttttctgcatctagcttgtccagtccttttataattttatatgtttatataagatcccctttcatccgtctaaactccagtgaaagatagtggagtcagggggtatggggagaaggcaggaacagggtactgattgtgaatgatcagccacgatcacattaaatgacggtgctggctcgaagggccgaatggcctactcctactcctgcacctattgtctattgaattcgtAGCGCCGTAATTTCAATaaaattcaataaaaataaatttcagtAATAAACTGAAATATAACACTGAGAATTAATCTGTGGTGTCGTTATTTCTGCATTGTTTCAAGCTCAGGATATTTTCCCACGATGTCTGAACACGCACCGTCCAAATATATCTCTGACCATCTGTGGGACGCTGTGCATCTAAACAATCGTCATCGGCATCCTGTAATTTCATTGGTTGAAATGTGGCAAGGATATAGTTTTCTCATTGGCTGTGACTGCAGTTTGCAGGCAGATTTCGATTGGTCTATGTAAATGAGATGTTCGGTTACTCAACAAACGTGTTTACTGTTGGCCGTTGGCAGATTTGAATTTTCAAACCTGCAAATGGAACTATCAAATTCAGAAATATGAATGACCTTAAATATCTTCAAGACTGTTTCTTGGGACAATTTGAATCTGAATATTTGATTGACtttaggattttttttcctgctatACTGGTGGCTATACTTAAAATTGTATTTTGTGCgattacacaatagacaataggaataGACATAGGAGTAGGCTCCTATAGACAtataagtaggccattcggcccttcgagccagcaccaccattcaatgtgatcatggctgatcattctcaaacagtaccccgttcctgccttctccacataccccctgactccgctatccttaagagctctatctagctctctcttgaatgcattcagagaactgcagCCACactcgcactcgcagcgccaccacagcctcattAGAccgccagctccgcaggtggtgagtacagtccggtccgcgggctctgcaaaccagagccccaggtggtcccagctagaggccgccagctccaggtgtttggccgatggtaggccgcagcgtgaacggaaacacgacccagaaaaaaggttgcgtctccgtacagaagagacaattttttaatagtttccccacacacatagtacactgtagatccatgtctggttttactgttgtgcacccggtccgtaatccaggccgggttttgtactgcgttatcctgcATTATCCTGATGATAGCTCTGATGTTAGCTGGGAGATCTTCCTGGGGActggaggtaacggtagccagcatctgtacaagAAGGATccgctaataaaggacttatatatataccAGAGTGCCTCTGaatgaacacactcacaaacatggtgtcagaagtggccgTTATTTAACTTTTGAGTCACCACAATTTGTTTCCTCAAGACTTTTGACGTCTCTAACCATGGCTGATTCTTTTCGGAAGCGTGATCCACTTGTCTTTGATGGCAACATCGGTGAACGTTGGCGCACCTTCGAGGAAGATTACGATGTATTCATTGCTGCTGCACACCACGACAAGACTCCCCACGTACAAGCatccattctcctcaatcttgCAGGTTTGGAAGCAATCCGTTGGGCAAAACTGtttgtttatgctgaggctgtgctggaTGCGGCTGGTGCAGTTATCACAACTGCCGGGACGATTCATGACCCTGTGTGCCTTAAGAATAAATTTCGGCAGCTGTGTGATCCACAGACTAACCTTATCATGGAATGGCACAAATTCTTTACGTTCCCAGAAACCGGGTGAGCCGGTTGAAGCCTATATAAACTCATTGAAATACGCCGCGTCAAGTTGCAGATTTGGTAACCTCTGTGATGAACTCACGAGAGACAGGCTTGTGTGTGGTATCACTAACGACAAATTGAGAAGGGACCTTCTGCGTGATTGCGATCTTACTCTAGCTAAAGCGATTAGCACCTGTCGGATTTATGAATTGACAGATGTCAACACAAGAACTTTGAGTGTCGTGCCTCAGCCTGTTTTCAGCGTTGACTCGACAGGACCATTTATCAGAAAGGAACGTTGACCGTTCAAAGTGACACAAGCCCAGCCTGGCAGGGCTGGCATCAGATTCGTTAGTGATTGTACTAATTGTGGTTACTCTCATATAGCCAAACGGGAGAACTGCCCGGCTTTTGGACCGATTTGTCACGGTTGGATTATCCTGATGTTAGCTGAGAGATCTTCCTGGGGACTGGAGGTAACGGTAGCAGCATCTGTACAAGAAGGATccgctaataaaggacttatatatataccAGAGTGCCTCTGAATGAACAGACTCACAAacatacacaaccacaaaaaatacTACAtcacttacaattaagacaaaaaacaaaaatgcacaaaaggacaaacggactgcaggtgagtcgCAGCTGTTGCGCAGTGCCGCCACACGAAAAATGATGAAGGCACAAATAAAGCACCCAGCAATTAATTGAAATGTGGCACTGAGAATGAATGTTTCGTTTTGATATGTCTGTGTTATTCTAAACTGTGACCATCTTCCCATGATGTCTCAACACGCACAGTCCAAATGTCTCTCTGACCATCTGTGGGACGCTGTGCTATTGGAGCATCTAAACAGTCGTCATCGGCATCCTTTACTATCATTGGTTGAAATGTGGCAAGGAAGCAGCTTTCTGATTGGCTGTGACTCTGCAGTTTTCAGGCAtatttcaatggacaatagacaataggtgcaggagtaggccattcagccctttgagccagcaccgccattccaatgcgatcatggctgatcactctcaatcagtaccccgttcctgccttctccccataccccctcactccgctatccttaagagctctatccagctccctcttgaaagcatccaacgaactggcctccactgccttctgaggcagagaatgccacaccttcaccactctctgactgaaaaagttcttcctcatctccgttctattgttttgtttcactgctattttggctagTTAGGATAATGCTTTGttgagtattaagggtaggcacaataagctttggcttctgcctacaccttttttcagtcagagaatatcacgtgtgattattttgttttgtttttgatataatgatttcttactatttaactttcacaattgcATGGTcgatctgttgtattgtattgaccggaaataataaattaataataataaataattgtaTTCAATACATTGAGATAACCCTCGATAAGGTCACCAACATTTAAATGAATGGCTCAGCCGACAACGTTAAATTGCCTGCAGATAATTATTTGCATTTAACTTCTTCTCTGCAACTGTTCATTAGCTGTGCCAATACAATAAAGTCACAAATAATGTAGAAACCTCTCCGTATACATTGGAAATCCATGTGATGATAATGTTATTTAATTTAAGTCAAATCAAGTTTTTTGTTGACATTCAGATACCAatgaaatcttgtttgcagcaggaTGACAGGCACATAGACCAAGATCACTTAAATCATACATAAATAGCATATGAAAAGTCTGCAAGACAGTAACAAGAAAACTGTGAAGaataaacaaggaattgcaaTATCATAAGTAAGTGTTAATGAATATCTCTGGTCAAAGTCTGGTTCGGTCATTGATATGGAAAGTGATTTTGAAGTAAAATTGGCAAGTAGATAATTTGCTGTACGTAGCACACGACTACCCTGATGTTTGTGTTGCCTTTGCCACAAAGCCCTGTGCCATAGGACACCAAACTGAAACATCCATACCAAGTGGGCTATCGCCATGCCCAAGGACATCCATTAGCGGTGCGCATTCCCTAATTTCTTTGGGTCTGGCGATTTGCCTGAAAATAACCCAAAGTCTCTTTTAATAGCTGCAAACTGCATGGGGGCAATTCAGCTATGAGGCATTGAAACCTAAACTGCATTATCTCAAGTTTGGTACCACAAAATATGATAGAAATGCGTCAGTTATCGAACATGTGCAATTATTCTCAATACCCATTCGATTCTACAGAGACACTTGTATCTGCTCGCACTATTATCTAACATTTGTTAAAGTACTGTATATTCATAAAATGCACTGCATAATGACTTTGATGAGTCCAGATTTGCTCCTATCCCATAAGTGTTTCACATCCTTGCCTCCACAAACATCCATTCCTCCACAGTGCGTTTTCATAATCTTGGCAGGATTAAAGAAGGttccggaccatcagttgccggaaaatcagcgGTGGGCCTGTATCGAGGCTGAGACGACTTACAGGCTCCTCATATTGTACTCCCCCAATCCCAGGAAACAGCcttgtgaatctttgctgcattcccttTTTAGAAAAGTAGTCCATATTAACCATGGAAAAGTAgtccatattattattattaccttgtatcctgcagTATTTTGGACACCAGAGCACTAAGAATCGCAAAAATGGCTCCAACAAATAttcctttaaaaaatattatcaatttaaaatatGGTCTTTGCAATTGTTTCTATAGATAGAATGCAAAGATTCAGGAGAACCAAGGATCTGTGTAAACAAGGAAATAATGGAAATTAGTAATAGGAAAGAAACAGAGGCTGATTGACCTCAAAACAATTGGTCTATCAAACACCAATGATCTGGCACCCAATTGTTTGGTGATCCTGATTGTCCAACATCCGGCTCAGTGATTATGAGAGCCGGGTGGTCCAGAATGCAATCATGGTGTTTGGCCGTAGTCAAGGTTGGAGGCCGGAACACCAGGGGTCAGGAATGTGGGTGGATTTGCAAATGGAGCCAGGGTCCAGAGAGCTTGTCTATTTCCTGCTCCCCTGATTCTCATCTGGTTTACCATTAAATTTATTATATTGCTGATAACGTTTTAACAAATGAACTAGAAGTAAATTTGGTTATCAATAGGAATAACGTCCATTTGTCCCAAATATCTATCAGTCAAGCAACACTAAAAACTCAAGATTCAAGAACATTACATtccacagtttggaaacaggtggGTCTGGCAACAGTGGTTATCATCTTCCAAAATTCGATAAGATTCTGAAATCACTTCCCCATATAGTGAAATACATTTATGGGCATTTAGTCTATATCCTTCTCTTCCATGGCGATTTAACAGCTTGTTGAGAtacttaaactttgtgatagtctctgcctccaTCGTGACTCCTTATTGCAATCAAGTTATTCTGGTATATCCTTCaaccgcctcctctggcagcttgttccatatacccactatgcTCTGTGTCAACAAGTCACCCCAGGTACAGATTGAGTAAATCCCCTGTCACATTAAACATTTGTCCCCTCGTTATTGATTGTCCTATTCTGGGTATACACAGTGCATCGACCATaatattctcctcatgatcttgtccATCTCCGTGAAATCACCTCtcaacctcctatgctccaagaaataaagtcctagcttacccaacctctccttatagctcagacccttaagAACTGGCACCATCCatgtaaatcttatctgcactcCTTTCAACTTTATAaatttgttcattattttttaaaatactcGTCTTATGTTCACATAAACGTATCAAATAACATGTTAATGTTGCACGGTGGATTCGAGAACACGGCGCAGCGGCCATAGatactggttcgatcctgacctcgggtgctgcctgtgtgaactTCGCACATATTACCTGTGACAACGTAAAATCACCGGTCCTCCCGTCTACTCTCACATCagaaagatgtgtggatttgaaGAATTGCTTTGTAAATTACCCCAATGTGTATGGACATGGTGACAAAGTGGGAGAACGGCTACGGTGAACGGCTTACCGATGGTcagcgttgactcggtgggccgtagaacATGTTTCCATGCCAGATCTAGAAACTATAGATTTATCTATTAAAATATATTACACCAGGGTAAAACTCTTTACGGATAGGTTTagtggctctgaaaagagccCTTTGTGTTCAGTTGTATATTGATTTCATTTAGATATAAACTTTGCTCTGCTGGCCGGTTTTCTTGGGCAGCAGTACAGCCTGGATGTTGGGCAAAACCCCACCCTGGGCAATGGTGACCCCACCCAACAGCTTGTTGAGCTCCTCATCATTGCGGATGGCGAGTTGCAGGTGGCGGGGGATGATCCTGCTCTTCTTGTTGTCGCGGGCCGCGTTCCCCGCCAGTTCCAAAATCTCCGCTGTCAGGTACTCGAGTACCGCTGCTAAATAAACCGGAGCGCCAGCACCAATGCGCTGAGCATAGTGACCTTTTCGTAACAGTCGATGGATTCGACCAACAGGGAATTGCAAACCAGCTCGGGAGGAACGACTCTTAGATTTGGCGCGACCTTTCCCACCAGTTTTACCTCTTCCTGACATCTTCGCTCCACTGCACAGAAAAGCGAATGAACCCGAAACTACGGATGCAGCTTCTTTTTATAGATTTGTCGCAAATAGAAGCTGGTGCCGTTTTTCATTGGTAAATTGTGTTTCCCTTTGTTTCTGATTGGCCTTCTATAGCGGACTAATGGTGAAACGTTCCTGATTTTTAGCCAATGGAAATCGAGACCTTATCTATCCCTAATCAGCATATGGTATCAAACTGAGAAGGTGACACTTTCTCTATCTTCgatgccatctgacccgctgaatatttCGAGCGGTATCTGATTTTACTTCAGGTTCCATTTGGCACATCCAATTCAATTAAGTTGTTTAATGGACCATCAAGGAACTGTAATTGCACAATTGATTGAAATATGTTTCACCGGGATGAGGCACAGTAATAATGCATTGCAGTAGCGTGTTAATCTACATCTGTGTAGAGAATG contains these protein-coding regions:
- the LOC144607278 gene encoding histone H2A-like; translated protein: MSGRGKTGGKGRAKSKSRSSRAGLQFPVGRIHRLLRKGHYAQRIGAGAPVYLAAVLEYLTAEILELAGNAARDNKKSRIIPRHLQLAIRNDEELNKLLGGVTIAQGGVLPNIQAVLLPKKTGQQSKVYI